A stretch of the Panicum virgatum strain AP13 chromosome 9N, P.virgatum_v5, whole genome shotgun sequence genome encodes the following:
- the LOC120692582 gene encoding small heat shock protein, chloroplastic-like isoform X3, translating into MSTITSCTLLRSVTAVRPAISSGRQLQSRKPAAVASLSSQWRSRPLSVCRAISRKGEHNPKTDLHPFNIPAFVLVHPVSPREERWQVEEEPGKVNLWFEVPGQSREDLAVEIDEDVLVIKKKLHAVAGDVGQRNTGDNRRSTAATGEAGKEAAQDGEVIYARLLLPAGYSKEGVEAELKSGVLRVSIAKIKEQARRKISVDIVVK; encoded by the exons ATGTCGACGATCACTTCCTGCACCCTTCTGAGGAGTGTGACGGCAGTGCGGCCGGCAATTTCCTCCGGCAGGCAGCTTCAGTCCAGGAAACCAGCAGCGGTGGCTTCCCTTTCTTCCCAATGGAGGTCCCGGCCCCTTTCTGTGTGTCGTGCAATCAGCCGAAAAGGAGAGCACAACCCAAAGACGGATTTACATCCGTTTAATATCCCTGCATTTG TTCTGGTGCATCCGGTGTCACCGCGTGAGGAACGGTggcaggtggaggaggagcccggCAAGGTGAACCTGTGGTTCGAGGTGCCTGGGCAGTCCAGGGAGGACCTCGCCGTGGAGATCGACGAGGACGTGCTCGTCATCAAGAAGAAGCTCCATGCCGTCGCCGGGGACGTGGGCCAACGGAAcactggcg ATAATAGAAGGAGCACGGCAGCCACCGGCGAAGCAGGCAAGGAGGCGGCACAGGACGGCGAGGTGATCTACGCGCGGCTGCTCCTCCCAGCGGGGTACAGCAAGGAGGGAGTGGAGGCCGAGCTCAAGTCAGGCGTCCTGAGGGTCAGCATCGCCAAGATCAAGGAGCAGGCGCGCAGGAAGATCAGCGTCGACATCGTCGTCAAGTAG
- the LOC120692582 gene encoding uncharacterized protein LOC120692582 isoform X2, with protein MSTITSCTLLRSVTAVRPAISSGRQLQSRKPAAVASLSSQWRSRPLSVCRAISRKGEHNPKTDLHPFNIPAFVLVHPVSPREERWQVEEEPGKVNLWFEVPGQSREDLAVEIDEDVLVIKKKLHAVAGDVGQRNTGGGATDYHPQGNNRRSTAATGEAGKEAAQDGEVIYARLLLPAGYSKEGVEAELKSGVLRVSIAKIKEQARRKISVDIVVK; from the exons ATGTCGACGATCACTTCCTGCACCCTTCTGAGGAGTGTGACGGCAGTGCGGCCGGCAATTTCCTCCGGCAGGCAGCTTCAGTCCAGGAAACCAGCAGCGGTGGCTTCCCTTTCTTCCCAATGGAGGTCCCGGCCCCTTTCTGTGTGTCGTGCAATCAGCCGAAAAGGAGAGCACAACCCAAAGACGGATTTACATCCGTTTAATATCCCTGCATTTG TTCTGGTGCATCCGGTGTCACCGCGTGAGGAACGGTggcaggtggaggaggagcccggCAAGGTGAACCTGTGGTTCGAGGTGCCTGGGCAGTCCAGGGAGGACCTCGCCGTGGAGATCGACGAGGACGTGCTCGTCATCAAGAAGAAGCTCCATGCCGTCGCCGGGGACGTGGGCCAACGGAAcactggcggcggcgccacggatTATCATCCCCAGGGCAATAATAGAAGGAGCACGGCAGCCACCGGCGAAGCAGGCAAGGAGGCGGCACAGGACGGCGAGGTGATCTACGCGCGGCTGCTCCTCCCAGCGGGGTACAGCAAGGAGGGAGTGGAGGCCGAGCTCAAGTCAGGCGTCCTGAGGGTCAGCATCGCCAAGATCAAGGAGCAGGCGCGCAGGAAGATCAGCGTCGACATCGTCGTCAAGT ag
- the LOC120692582 gene encoding uncharacterized protein LOC120692582 isoform X1, which translates to MSTITSCTLLRSVTAVRPAISSGRQLQSRKPAAVASLSSQWRSRPLSVCRAISRKGEHNPKTDLHPFNIPAFVLVHPVSPREERWQVEEEPGKVNLWFEVPGQSREDLAVEIDEDVLVIKKKLHAVAGDVGQRNTGGGATDYHPQGNNRRSTAATGEAGKEAAQDGEVIYARLLLPAGYSKEGVEAELKSGVLRVSIAKIKEQARRKISVDIVVK; encoded by the exons ATGTCGACGATCACTTCCTGCACCCTTCTGAGGAGTGTGACGGCAGTGCGGCCGGCAATTTCCTCCGGCAGGCAGCTTCAGTCCAGGAAACCAGCAGCGGTGGCTTCCCTTTCTTCCCAATGGAGGTCCCGGCCCCTTTCTGTGTGTCGTGCAATCAGCCGAAAAGGAGAGCACAACCCAAAGACGGATTTACATCCGTTTAATATCCCTGCATTTG TTCTGGTGCATCCGGTGTCACCGCGTGAGGAACGGTggcaggtggaggaggagcccggCAAGGTGAACCTGTGGTTCGAGGTGCCTGGGCAGTCCAGGGAGGACCTCGCCGTGGAGATCGACGAGGACGTGCTCGTCATCAAGAAGAAGCTCCATGCCGTCGCCGGGGACGTGGGCCAACGGAAcactggcggcggcgccacggatTATCATCCCCAGGGCAATAATAGAAGGAGCACGGCAGCCACCGGCGAAGCAGGCAAGGAGGCGGCACAGGACGGCGAGGTGATCTACGCGCGGCTGCTCCTCCCAGCGGGGTACAGCAAGGAGGGAGTGGAGGCCGAGCTCAAGTCAGGCGTCCTGAGGGTCAGCATCGCCAAGATCAAGGAGCAGGCGCGCAGGAAGATCAGCGTCGACATCGTCGTCAAGTAG
- the LOC120692647 gene encoding small heat shock protein, chloroplastic-like isoform X2 — translation MTTIMRSYTAAVSRSSPVLPASSLVTARGSWKPAVAAFRPCAGVKCRRTLTVTCALPEKERPPAFSIPPTALLCPVPPPGGKERWDIKEEEDRVTLWLQVPGLSASDIEVTTGEDVLEIKRKVAAQQPAAPVDAHGVGAFHIRLLMTKEHDGARVTADLKAGMLEVTVPKNLQREGERVELGKPAPRGKEGTNTKKGSEDAKPAGPNPGQTKDRGLAG, via the exons ATGACGACGATTATGCGATCTTACACAGCCGCAGTGAGCCGGTCGTCGCCGGTTCTGCCGGCTTCCTCTCTAGTCACAGCCCGTGGTTCATGGAAGCCCGCAGTGGCGGCATTCCGACCTTGTGCCGGCGTTAAGTGCCGGCGAACACTTACCGTGACCTGCGCGCTCCCGGAGAAAGAACGGCCGCCGGCGTTCAGCATCCCGCCCACCG CTCTGCTGtgccccgtgccgccgccgggcgggAAGGAGCGGTGGGAcatcaaggaggaggaggaccgcgTCACGCTGTGGCTCCAGGTGCCCGGGCTGTCGGCGAGCGACATCGAGGTGACCACCGGCGAGGACGTCCTGGAGATCAAGCGGAAGGTCGCAGCCCAGCAGCCCGCGGCGCCCGTGGACGCGCACGGCGTGGGCGCGTTCCACATCCGGCTGCTCATGACCAAGGAGCATGACGGGGCCAGGGTCACGGCCGACCTCAAGGCCGGCATGCTGGAGGTCACCGTCCCCAAGAACCTTCAACGCGAGGGTGAACGCGTCGAGCTGGGGAAGCCTGCGCCCCGGGGAAAAGAGGGCACGAACACCAAGAAAGGCTCGGAGGACGCGAAACCGGCCGGACCAAACCCCGGGCAGACAAAAGACAGGGGACTAGCTGGCTGA
- the LOC120692647 gene encoding uncharacterized protein LOC120692647 isoform X1 gives MTTIMRSYTAAVSRSSPVLPASSLVTARGSWKPAVAAFRPCAGVKCRRTLTVTCALPEKERPPAFSIPPTVPCLALLCPVPPPGGKERWDIKEEEDRVTLWLQVPGLSASDIEVTTGEDVLEIKRKVAAQQPAAPVDAHGVGAFHIRLLMTKEHDGARVTADLKAGMLEVTVPKNLQREGERVELGKPAPRGKEGTNTKKGSEDAKPAGPNPGQTKDRGLAG, from the exons ATGACGACGATTATGCGATCTTACACAGCCGCAGTGAGCCGGTCGTCGCCGGTTCTGCCGGCTTCCTCTCTAGTCACAGCCCGTGGTTCATGGAAGCCCGCAGTGGCGGCATTCCGACCTTGTGCCGGCGTTAAGTGCCGGCGAACACTTACCGTGACCTGCGCGCTCCCGGAGAAAGAACGGCCGCCGGCGTTCAGCATCCCGCCCACCG TACCATGCCTAGCTCTGCTGtgccccgtgccgccgccgggcgggAAGGAGCGGTGGGAcatcaaggaggaggaggaccgcgTCACGCTGTGGCTCCAGGTGCCCGGGCTGTCGGCGAGCGACATCGAGGTGACCACCGGCGAGGACGTCCTGGAGATCAAGCGGAAGGTCGCAGCCCAGCAGCCCGCGGCGCCCGTGGACGCGCACGGCGTGGGCGCGTTCCACATCCGGCTGCTCATGACCAAGGAGCATGACGGGGCCAGGGTCACGGCCGACCTCAAGGCCGGCATGCTGGAGGTCACCGTCCCCAAGAACCTTCAACGCGAGGGTGAACGCGTCGAGCTGGGGAAGCCTGCGCCCCGGGGAAAAGAGGGCACGAACACCAAGAAAGGCTCGGAGGACGCGAAACCGGCCGGACCAAACCCCGGGCAGACAAAAGACAGGGGACTAGCTGGCTGA
- the LOC120687512 gene encoding UDP-glycosyltransferase 76C2-like, translated as MAGRGRPAAPARGARVMLFPLPFQGHISPMLQLAGALHARGLAVTVLHMAFNAPDPARHPAFTFVAVPDAIPEAVAATADGLAQLLALNAAMEASGLVRDALASLLADEGEPRLACLIFDSTLAAVHKAAAGLGLPSLVLHTSSAACFRMVGSYDMLLDKGYLPATESNLDMPIKELPPLQVRDLFDPSKLPSKEIGQKILNLAIETTTNSSSAIFNTFEALEPDELEMIRDQLVHNGGIPAFAVGPLHKLMSSKGDGAETSLLNQDRGCIEWLDTQAPGSVLYASFGSVVHVTRDEMAEMAWGLANSGKPFLCGDGRNSTLESIYEGVPMLSRPIFGDQLPTGRYVQDTWKIGILLEGVLEREEVEKDIKRLLGEDEGVEIRGRAKVLEKMRMCLESSGSSQRAVDKLMDHILSL; from the exons ATGGCCGGAAGGGGCCGTCCAGCAGCTCCAGCCCGCGGCGCTCGCGTCATGCTGTTCCCGCTGCCGTTCCAGGGCCACATCAGCCCGAtgctgcagctcgccggcgcgctccATGCGCGGGGGCTCGCCGTCACCGTCCTCCACATGGCGTTCAACGCGCCTGACCCCGCGCGCCACCCGGCTTTCACCTTCGTCGCGGTGCCGGACGCCATCCCGGAGGCCGTGGCCGCGACCGCCGATGGCCTCGCCCAGCTCCTCGCCCTGAACGCCGCCATGGAGGCGTCCGGGCTCGTCCGGGATGCGCTCGCGTCGCTCCTCGCGGACGAGGGGGAGCCCCGGTTGGCGTGCCTGATCTTCGATTCCACCCTCGCCGCTGTGCACAAGGCCGCGGCTGGCCTCGGGCTACCCTCGCTCGTGCTGCACACCAGCAGCGCGGCCTGCTTCCGTATGGTCGGATCCTACGACATGCTCCTCGACAAGGGCTATCTACCAGCGACAG AGTCCAACCTAGACATGCCGATAAAGGAGCTGCCACCACTGCAAGTGAGGGATCTGTTTGACCCAAGCAAGCTCCCCAGCAAAGAAATTGGGCAGAAGATCTTGAATCTTGCCATCGAGACCACAACAAACTCCTCCAGTGCAATATTCAACACATTTGAAGCACTTGAACCCGACGAACTTGAGATGATCCGGGACCAACTTGTCCACAATGGCGGTATTCCAGCCTTCGCTGTTGGTCCGCTTCACAAACTCATGAGCTCTAAGGGTGATGGCGCCGAGACTAGCCTACTCAACCAGGACCGCGGTTGCATCGAGTGGCTGGACACGCAGGCCCCTGGTTCCGTGCTATATGCGAGTTTTGGTAGTGTTGTTCATGTGACTCGAGACGAGATGGCGGAGATGGCATGGGGCTTGGCGAACAGCGGCAAGCCGTTTCTTTGTGGAGATGGAAGGAACTCCACGTTGGAGAGTATCTACGAGGGGGTGCCTATGCTATCGAGGCCAATCTTTGGAGATCAATTGCCAACCGGAAGGTACGTGCAAGATACATGGAAGATAGGGATTTTGTTGGAGGGTGTGCTAGAGCGAGAGGAGGTTGAGAAGGACATCAAAAGGCTGCTAGGTGAAGATGAGGGAGTTGAGATCAGGGGAAGAGCAAAGGTTTTGGAGAAGATGCGGATGTGCCTTGAGAGTAGTGGGTCTTCTCAACGGGCTGTTGATAAACTAATGGATCACATACTTTCCCTTTGA